One Streptomyces sp. CNQ-509 DNA window includes the following coding sequences:
- the rplQ gene encoding 50S ribosomal protein L17, which yields MPKPTKGARLGGGAAHERAMLRNLATALFEHGRITTTEAKARRLRPYAERLVTKAKKGDLHNRRQVMQLISDKSVVHTLFTEIGPRYDNRPGGYTRITKIGNRRGDNAKMAVIELVEALTVQQEAVGEAEAATKRSAKDVAGEEAAAGLKKDTEAAGAADATEAGAAESEAAESEAGEAAESAEGKDAKNA from the coding sequence ATGCCGAAGCCCACCAAGGGCGCCCGACTGGGCGGCGGCGCGGCGCACGAGCGCGCCATGCTGCGGAACCTGGCCACCGCTCTCTTCGAGCACGGTCGCATCACCACGACCGAGGCCAAGGCCCGCAGGCTGCGTCCGTACGCCGAGCGGCTGGTGACCAAGGCGAAGAAGGGTGACCTTCACAACCGCCGCCAGGTCATGCAGCTCATCTCGGACAAGAGCGTGGTCCACACGCTCTTCACCGAGATCGGCCCGCGGTACGACAACCGCCCGGGCGGCTACACCCGGATCACCAAGATCGGCAACCGTCGCGGCGACAACGCCAAGATGGCGGTGATCGAGCTGGTCGAGGCGCTGACCGTGCAGCAGGAGGCGGTCGGCGAGGCCGAGGCGGCGACGAAGCGCTCCGCGAAGGACGTGGCGGGCGAGGAGGCGGCGGCCGGTCTGAAGAAGGACACGGAGGCCGCCGGGGCGGCGGACGCCACCGAGGCCGGGGCCGCGGAGTCCGAGGCTGCGGAGTCCGAGGCCGGCGAGGCTGCCGAGTCCGCCGAGGGCAAGGACGCCAAGAACGCCTGA
- a CDS encoding DNA-directed RNA polymerase subunit alpha produces MLIAQRPSLTEEVVEEYRSRFVIEPLEPGFGYTLGNSLRRTLLSSIPGAAVTNIRIDGVLHEFTTVPGVKEDVTDLILNIKQLVISSEHDEPVVMYLRKQGPGVVTAADIAPPAGVEVHNPDLVLATLNGKGKLEMELTVERGRGYVSAVQNKQVGQEIGRIPVDSIYSPVLKVSYKVEATRVEQRTDFDKLIVDIESKPCMRPRDAVASAGKTLVELFGLARELNIDAEGIDMGPSPTDAALAADLALPIEELELTVRSYNCLKREGIHSVGELVARSEADLLDIRNFGAKSIDEVKAKLAGMGLALKDSPPGFDPTSAADTFGADDDADAGFVETEQY; encoded by the coding sequence ATGCTGATCGCTCAGCGTCCCTCACTCACCGAAGAGGTCGTCGAGGAGTACCGCTCCCGGTTCGTCATCGAGCCGCTGGAGCCCGGCTTCGGCTACACCCTCGGCAACTCCCTCCGCCGTACGCTCCTCTCCTCGATCCCGGGTGCCGCGGTCACCAACATCCGGATCGACGGCGTTCTGCACGAGTTCACCACCGTGCCGGGCGTCAAGGAGGACGTCACCGACCTCATCCTCAACATCAAGCAGCTCGTCATCTCCTCCGAGCACGACGAGCCCGTCGTGATGTACCTGCGCAAGCAGGGCCCGGGCGTGGTGACCGCCGCCGACATCGCCCCGCCGGCCGGTGTCGAGGTGCACAACCCGGACCTGGTCCTGGCCACGCTCAACGGCAAGGGCAAGCTGGAGATGGAGCTGACCGTCGAGCGCGGCCGCGGCTACGTCTCCGCCGTGCAGAACAAGCAGGTCGGCCAGGAGATCGGCCGGATCCCGGTCGACTCCATCTACTCGCCGGTACTCAAGGTCAGCTACAAGGTCGAGGCGACCCGTGTCGAGCAGCGCACGGACTTCGACAAGCTGATCGTCGACATCGAGTCCAAGCCGTGCATGCGCCCCCGCGACGCGGTGGCCTCCGCCGGCAAGACCCTGGTCGAGCTCTTCGGCCTGGCCCGCGAGCTGAACATCGACGCCGAGGGCATCGACATGGGCCCGTCCCCCACGGACGCCGCCCTGGCCGCGGACCTGGCGCTGCCGATCGAGGAGCTGGAGCTCACGGTCCGCTCGTACAACTGCCTCAAGCGCGAGGGCATCCACTCGGTGGGCGAGCTGGTGGCCCGCTCCGAGGCGGACCTCCTCGACATCCGCAACTTCGGCGCCAAGTCGATCGACGAGGTCAAGGCGAAGCTGGCCGGCATGGGCCTGGCCCTGAAGGACAGCCCGCCCGGATTCGACCCCACCTCGGCCGCCGACACCTTCGGCGCCGACGACGACGCCGACGCCGGCTTCGTCGAGACCGAGCAGTACTGA